In Pyxidicoccus xibeiensis, the following proteins share a genomic window:
- a CDS encoding RHS repeat-associated core domain-containing protein codes for MDSGKWKSRLGSALAAVACVLGMSGPAHAQQPFQDRLVQPPSLAGPTRASLAGSLSGLAFGPSELHRGAFALSLPGSLPAERGAPQVGVLPGYSADTGLTEWGAGWDVALSVRRYRALGEVDYADDDLTGPWGVLRKGSDGAYYPASGDRSVRVVLEASGGLRAVTGEGVTYRFLPSDSVTNPRGTYAWYLSDVSDVNGARTELTYVRNASGRPFLSRVRYGGLGTMPRQYEVEYVHEPLATPLSDYRAGLRQVLDQRVREVRVKALVGTEYQLRSTYVLHHTQATLGPAFYLTQVETVLRGGERAPAVRYTYDEDGAWLAGAAVEPLPGLDPYLTSAGAGGLLPSVMTATDVDADGLVDFEHHRENVLLRQTAPGQFAFEPLPAPTGSEDPLCRRAPSAANPPRVLARTSAGVDEPRVVVVAPVGAMTEVRVCDRAGQQLSLGSFPGGWQLDARTRLVDLDRDGRPDLLRVFSGGYEVASSSSDMGGWVKEPGASLTPGISALSAWVHDLNGDGVADLLAAHGSGVVVWSGMGGRRFEPSGSQPSFRLANGTAFQAFDNASFSFLDANRDGLADIVLTRNGTTLFFINRGDEFRQVAVPGLTQLTAGALLPLSLTLSGSGEEELLTVSGGHARALRLTRPSVGLMLSADDGAGTVARFDYARAAPAKGLHQRPVVLQALTVTSSGDEALTHTYDYGQPRVHSLGKHLVGFGTVARTGPLASETLTLHHDDDVSGLVLSSRKTDARNPVEHFSASTYEEVLHQGLRLLRPRTQTKGVSGPAGASPFSSTTEYLAYARGTCPTHVRDTSRHGVLETRTTLASPSGLDAELHCLPATQRLAGTHADASLDFAYELSLTYDALGRMKKATAPGPDGALVLQELSHDTAGRLTRVSVPGHGATELTWDNATGLLSRLVGPEGVVTHVLARDGVSDQLLGLRTERGGGVSHSTFFRYDGLERLSKQWDDLAGGTELQPLVAYTYAYATEAKPARLRTATRVNAASTRDILSLQTAFGHESLSLRWTPLGWATSELSRVRRAQGETRTYRRASLGADARPELLTYADLLRGASELSFALTDGGGGEHLEQDLLQTGVTRRLATTRSVREQALVVVTTENARPPLLEAFDEEGQLLWARDTEGHVTSASYDALGRKVAVGLPGGQRQTQRFDAYGRLARVSRPGVGETVFRYDAATGLLVGKDFLTPSGGVERRLARTLDAKGRPTVETYMQVATGATRTYRYDYDGVIPGEATVPGQLGFLSRVRGDGYEKRSVYRRDGRVQTTTVTVPGWRSVQQEHTYHDDGSPRGQTWVVRDAGGAEVTRFHKEDAYDAVGRLEQVSLNAVGLARFGYDAEGRLASASLRGGETLTYVFEPQTERVSGYTLSRTGLTRGVRWDWSDRALLDAETVAVDGAARTLTYGYDERRFLTSSTDSVAGSASAGASALYSYDAAGLMTAVGDVAGLRGVSGTGPGGPAAGVPYVYDEQGRVVRKGDLVLGYGPDGHLERAERGTRSWRFVYDEDGQRLVKRESGVPVAAYVAGAYVTATSVVVPYSIEGHIVGVIENGVFRSVLTDSRGTVLHDGTALNVATPYGVRDTGTAVSAALDYAERGYDSDLGTVRMGVRDYDPYLGRFHTPDPLMLSSLEPCADSPLDCNLYGYARNNPSLFIDRDGRLPTLTQVASSFGKSFINRGKETAQGLGSLAASPVRVGSAVLGGRWSEVADAGKKHAVTMFMAQPVPQAVGLVVSVVRGAMEVGSAVKSGDGEKVAAFAGRGTFDAAMMVAGPKVGKAAGAVALPSLSRAAVAVKRSAAVVHFEALLAKNTATFKYYQHKVGKVNVSSPRNGAVFYSAPGARARAESFVAEHPGKTTLELTPGGKWLDDKHLFAKGSPLSPTQSLELWKTLSERFANGASGVSIGFVEGASKGSIFNTVEYPALLRNPNVTNVITGGH; via the coding sequence ATGGATTCAGGGAAGTGGAAGTCCAGGCTGGGAAGCGCGCTGGCGGCGGTGGCGTGTGTCCTGGGGATGAGCGGTCCGGCCCATGCGCAGCAGCCCTTCCAGGACCGGCTGGTGCAGCCGCCGAGCCTCGCGGGGCCCACGCGCGCGTCGCTGGCGGGCTCGCTGTCGGGGTTGGCGTTCGGTCCGTCGGAGCTGCACCGCGGGGCCTTCGCGCTGTCGCTGCCCGGCAGCCTCCCGGCGGAGCGCGGCGCGCCGCAGGTGGGCGTGCTGCCCGGCTACTCGGCGGACACGGGGCTGACGGAGTGGGGCGCGGGCTGGGACGTCGCGCTGAGCGTGCGGCGCTACCGCGCCCTGGGCGAGGTGGACTACGCCGACGACGACCTGACGGGGCCCTGGGGCGTGCTGCGCAAGGGGAGCGACGGCGCCTACTACCCCGCGAGCGGAGACCGGTCCGTGCGCGTGGTGCTGGAGGCGTCCGGCGGCCTGCGCGCGGTGACGGGCGAGGGCGTGACGTACCGCTTCCTCCCCTCCGACAGCGTGACGAACCCGCGCGGCACCTACGCCTGGTACCTGTCCGACGTCAGCGACGTGAACGGCGCGCGGACGGAGCTGACGTATGTCCGCAATGCCTCCGGCCGGCCCTTCCTGTCGCGCGTGCGCTACGGCGGGCTCGGCACGATGCCCCGGCAGTACGAGGTGGAGTACGTCCACGAGCCGCTCGCCACGCCGCTGAGCGACTACCGGGCGGGCCTCCGGCAGGTGCTGGACCAGCGCGTGCGCGAGGTGCGCGTGAAGGCCCTGGTGGGGACGGAGTACCAGCTGCGCTCCACGTACGTGCTGCACCACACGCAGGCCACGCTGGGGCCGGCCTTCTACCTCACGCAGGTGGAGACGGTGCTGCGCGGCGGAGAGCGCGCGCCGGCGGTGCGCTACACCTATGACGAGGACGGCGCGTGGCTGGCGGGCGCGGCGGTGGAGCCGCTGCCGGGCCTGGACCCGTACCTGACGAGCGCGGGCGCCGGTGGCCTCTTGCCCTCGGTGATGACGGCCACCGACGTGGACGCGGACGGACTGGTGGACTTCGAGCACCACCGGGAGAACGTGCTGCTGCGGCAGACGGCGCCGGGCCAGTTCGCCTTCGAGCCGCTGCCCGCGCCCACCGGAAGCGAGGACCCGCTCTGCCGCCGCGCGCCCTCCGCGGCCAACCCGCCCCGGGTGCTGGCGCGCACCAGCGCCGGGGTGGACGAGCCCCGGGTGGTGGTGGTGGCCCCGGTGGGGGCGATGACGGAGGTCCGCGTCTGCGACCGCGCCGGCCAGCAGCTGTCGCTGGGCAGCTTCCCCGGCGGCTGGCAGCTGGACGCGCGCACGCGCCTGGTGGACCTGGACCGCGACGGGCGCCCGGACCTGCTGCGCGTCTTCAGTGGCGGCTACGAGGTGGCCTCCAGCTCCAGCGACATGGGCGGCTGGGTGAAGGAGCCCGGGGCCAGCCTCACGCCGGGCATCAGCGCGCTGTCGGCCTGGGTGCATGACCTCAACGGAGACGGCGTGGCCGACCTGCTGGCCGCGCATGGCTCGGGCGTGGTGGTGTGGAGCGGCATGGGCGGGCGGCGCTTCGAGCCGAGCGGCAGCCAGCCGTCCTTCCGGCTCGCGAACGGCACCGCCTTCCAGGCGTTCGACAACGCGTCCTTCTCCTTCCTCGACGCCAACCGGGACGGCCTGGCGGACATCGTCCTCACCCGCAACGGGACGACGCTCTTCTTCATCAACCGGGGTGATGAGTTCCGCCAGGTGGCCGTCCCCGGCCTCACCCAGCTGACGGCGGGGGCGCTGCTGCCGCTGTCGCTGACGCTGTCAGGCTCGGGTGAGGAGGAGCTGCTCACGGTGTCCGGCGGGCACGCGCGGGCGCTGCGGCTGACGCGGCCCTCGGTGGGGCTGATGCTGTCGGCGGATGACGGCGCGGGCACCGTGGCCCGCTTCGACTACGCGCGTGCGGCGCCCGCTAAGGGCCTCCACCAGCGGCCCGTCGTCCTCCAGGCCCTCACCGTCACGTCCTCGGGAGACGAGGCCCTCACCCATACCTACGACTACGGCCAGCCCCGGGTGCACTCGCTGGGCAAGCACCTGGTGGGCTTCGGCACGGTGGCTCGCACCGGCCCGCTGGCCTCCGAGACGCTGACGCTGCACCACGACGACGACGTCTCCGGGCTCGTCCTCTCCAGCCGGAAGACGGATGCGCGCAACCCCGTGGAGCACTTCAGCGCCTCCACCTACGAGGAGGTGCTCCACCAGGGCCTGCGGCTGCTGCGGCCGCGCACGCAGACGAAGGGCGTGTCGGGGCCCGCCGGCGCCAGCCCCTTCTCCTCCACCACGGAGTACCTGGCCTACGCCCGGGGCACCTGTCCCACCCATGTCCGGGACACCTCGCGCCATGGCGTCCTGGAGACGCGCACCACCCTGGCCTCGCCGTCCGGACTGGACGCGGAGCTGCACTGCCTGCCGGCCACCCAGCGCCTCGCGGGCACCCACGCCGACGCCTCGCTGGACTTCGCCTACGAGCTGTCCCTCACGTACGACGCCCTGGGACGGATGAAGAAGGCCACCGCGCCGGGCCCTGACGGCGCGCTCGTCCTCCAGGAGCTCTCGCACGACACGGCCGGACGGCTGACGCGCGTCAGCGTCCCGGGACATGGCGCCACCGAGCTCACCTGGGACAACGCAACGGGGCTCCTGTCCCGCCTCGTGGGGCCGGAGGGCGTGGTCACCCACGTCCTCGCGCGCGACGGCGTGAGCGACCAGCTGCTGGGGCTGCGCACGGAGCGCGGCGGCGGCGTGAGCCACTCCACGTTCTTCCGCTACGACGGGCTGGAGCGGCTCTCGAAGCAGTGGGACGACCTGGCGGGTGGCACCGAGCTCCAGCCGCTCGTCGCATACACCTATGCGTATGCCACGGAGGCGAAGCCGGCGCGGCTGAGGACGGCCACGCGGGTGAATGCCGCCTCCACGCGCGACATCCTCTCGCTGCAGACGGCCTTCGGGCATGAGTCCCTCAGCCTCCGCTGGACGCCGCTGGGCTGGGCCACCTCCGAGCTGAGCCGCGTCCGCCGCGCCCAGGGCGAGACGCGGACGTACCGGCGCGCCTCGCTCGGCGCCGACGCGCGGCCCGAGCTGCTCACCTACGCGGACCTGCTGCGAGGCGCGAGCGAGCTGTCCTTCGCGCTGACGGACGGCGGCGGGGGAGAGCACCTGGAGCAGGACCTGCTGCAGACGGGCGTCACGCGCCGGCTGGCCACGACGCGCTCCGTGCGGGAGCAGGCGCTGGTGGTCGTCACCACGGAGAATGCCCGGCCGCCGTTGCTCGAGGCCTTCGACGAGGAGGGACAGCTCCTCTGGGCCAGGGACACCGAGGGCCACGTCACCTCCGCCAGCTACGACGCGCTGGGACGCAAGGTGGCCGTGGGCCTGCCCGGGGGGCAGCGCCAGACGCAGCGCTTCGACGCCTACGGCCGGCTCGCGCGGGTGAGCCGCCCGGGGGTGGGGGAGACCGTCTTCCGCTACGACGCCGCGACGGGCCTGCTCGTCGGCAAGGACTTCCTCACGCCCTCGGGCGGGGTGGAGCGCCGGCTGGCGCGCACGCTGGACGCGAAGGGCCGGCCCACGGTGGAGACGTACATGCAGGTGGCCACCGGTGCCACGCGCACGTACCGGTACGACTACGACGGCGTCATCCCGGGCGAGGCCACGGTGCCCGGGCAGCTCGGCTTCCTGTCGCGGGTGCGCGGCGACGGCTACGAGAAGCGGAGCGTCTACCGCCGGGACGGCCGCGTCCAGACGACGACGGTGACGGTGCCCGGCTGGCGCAGCGTGCAGCAGGAGCACACGTACCACGACGACGGCTCGCCCCGCGGGCAGACGTGGGTGGTGCGCGACGCCGGCGGCGCGGAGGTGACGCGCTTCCACAAGGAGGACGCGTACGACGCGGTGGGGCGGCTGGAGCAGGTGTCGCTGAACGCGGTCGGCCTGGCCCGCTTCGGCTACGACGCCGAGGGGCGGCTGGCCTCCGCGTCGCTGCGGGGCGGAGAGACGCTGACGTACGTATTCGAGCCCCAGACGGAGCGGGTGAGTGGCTACACGCTCTCCCGGACGGGGCTCACGCGCGGCGTGCGGTGGGACTGGAGCGACCGGGCGCTGCTGGACGCGGAGACGGTGGCGGTGGACGGCGCGGCGCGGACGCTGACCTACGGCTACGACGAGCGGCGCTTCCTCACCTCCAGCACCGACAGCGTCGCGGGCAGCGCCAGCGCCGGTGCGTCCGCCCTGTACTCGTACGACGCCGCCGGGCTGATGACGGCGGTGGGCGACGTCGCGGGGCTGCGCGGCGTGTCCGGCACGGGCCCCGGCGGGCCGGCGGCGGGCGTCCCCTATGTGTACGACGAGCAGGGCCGCGTCGTCCGCAAGGGGGACCTCGTCCTGGGCTACGGCCCGGATGGACACCTGGAGCGCGCGGAGCGGGGCACCCGGTCCTGGCGCTTCGTCTACGACGAGGACGGTCAGCGCCTGGTGAAGCGGGAGAGCGGCGTGCCGGTGGCGGCCTACGTCGCGGGCGCCTACGTGACGGCCACCTCGGTGGTGGTGCCGTACTCGATTGAGGGCCACATCGTCGGCGTCATCGAGAACGGCGTGTTCCGCTCCGTCCTCACCGACAGCCGCGGCACCGTGCTGCATGACGGCACGGCGCTCAACGTGGCCACGCCGTACGGGGTGCGCGACACCGGCACCGCCGTGAGCGCGGCCCTGGACTACGCCGAGCGGGGCTACGACTCGGACCTGGGCACGGTGCGCATGGGCGTGCGCGACTACGACCCGTACCTGGGGCGCTTCCACACGCCGGACCCGCTCATGCTCTCGTCGCTGGAGCCGTGCGCGGACTCGCCGCTGGACTGCAACCTCTACGGGTACGCCCGCAACAACCCGTCCCTCTTCATCGACCGGGACGGGCGGCTGCCGACGCTGACCCAGGTGGCGAGCTCGTTCGGCAAGAGCTTCATCAACCGGGGGAAGGAGACCGCCCAGGGGCTGGGCAGCCTCGCCGCGTCACCGGTCCGCGTCGGCAGCGCGGTGCTCGGGGGCCGCTGGAGCGAGGTGGCGGACGCGGGCAAGAAGCACGCCGTGACGATGTTCATGGCCCAGCCCGTCCCTCAAGCGGTGGGCCTGGTGGTGTCGGTGGTGCGCGGCGCCATGGAGGTGGGCAGCGCCGTCAAGAGCGGTGACGGAGAGAAGGTCGCCGCCTTCGCGGGGCGCGGGACGTTCGACGCGGCCATGATGGTGGCCGGCCCCAAGGTCGGCAAGGCCGCGGGGGCCGTGGCGCTCCCGAGCCTGAGCCGGGCCGCGGTGGCGGTGAAGCGCTCCGCCGCCGTCGTGCACTTCGAGGCCCTCCTCGCGAAGAACACGGCGACCTTCAAGTACTACCAGCACAAGGTGGGCAAGGTGAACGTCTCCAGCCCCCGGAACGGGGCGGTGTTCTACTCGGCCCCTGGCGCCCGGGCACGGGCGGAGTCCTTCGTGGCCGAGCACCCGGGCAAGACGACGCTGGAGCTGACCCCGGGAGGCAAATGGCTGGATGACAAGCACCTCTTCGCGAAGGGGAGCCCGCTGTCACCCACCCAGTCCCTGGAGCTGTGGAAGACCCTGTCGGAGCGCTTCGCCAACGGTGCCTCGGGAGTGTCCATCGGCTTCGTGGAGGGCGCCTCGAAGGGGAGCATCTTCAACACGGTGGAGTACCCGGCCCTCCTGCGCAATCCCAACGTCACCAACGTCATCACGGGTGGTCACTGA
- a CDS encoding head protein, translated as MKKDPMFHFRVLNLLGRLWEESTSEEDKEYLSAAMGALDFISQTGQSHDFEAYRESVLADAPPLVIAAFDTKESAEAWLKNHPNPPSGAQVLIAGEYHDVRWVPERDRRYLLSGRSLEYYLRGMLDEGLPSPVATFATAEEAGAWVDSQPEPPRQVVITIAGEPHLVAYHHRINLRAIYPLSRAAPPGSINYDVEPE; from the coding sequence ATGAAGAAGGACCCGATGTTCCATTTTCGCGTCTTGAACCTCCTGGGACGTCTTTGGGAGGAGTCCACGTCCGAGGAAGACAAGGAGTACCTCAGTGCGGCGATGGGTGCGCTCGACTTCATTTCGCAGACCGGGCAGTCCCACGACTTCGAGGCCTATCGTGAGAGCGTCCTGGCCGATGCGCCCCCGCTCGTCATCGCGGCTTTCGATACGAAGGAGAGCGCCGAAGCCTGGCTGAAGAACCACCCCAATCCTCCGTCCGGCGCCCAGGTATTGATTGCAGGCGAGTATCACGACGTCAGGTGGGTTCCAGAGCGCGACCGGCGCTATCTGCTATCTGGCCGCTCGCTCGAGTACTACCTCCGAGGAATGCTCGACGAAGGGCTCCCCTCACCCGTGGCCACGTTCGCCACTGCGGAGGAAGCCGGGGCCTGGGTCGACAGCCAGCCGGAGCCCCCACGCCAGGTCGTCATCACCATCGCGGGCGAGCCCCACCTCGTCGCCTACCACCACCGCATCAACCTGCGCGCCATCTACCCACTCTCCCGGGCCGCGCCGCCAGGGTCCATCAACTACGACGTGGAGCCCGAGTAG
- a CDS encoding phytoene desaturase family protein → MVRHVIVVGAGPGGLSAAINLAGQGLRVTVVEKDPVPGGRMKGLTLGAQGEYALDTGPSILQLPGVLEQIFRRAGRRIEDYVKLVPLDTNTRVHFWDGTHLDTTKDMARMEAELSRFGPDKGPALRRWMEEGREKYAIAYEKFICTNAGSLAYYAPWRLAPTLRFKPWQTLYKQLDSFFHDDRMTYALAYPSKYLGLHPTTCSSVFSVIPFLELAFGVWHVEGGFRELSRGMMRCAQDLGATFRMGTAVEQVRVDAGRAVGVKLADGTVLDADAVVVNADLAYAATKLIPSGAREGSRLTDTALEKAKYSCSTFMAYYGLDTVYSDLPHHLIYLSDAARRTDRDALEDRHVDVDDPPFYVCNPTVTDPSGAPKGHSTLYVLVPTPNTARDVDWAQTEQKLRERIPKMLEKVGLKGVREHIREERYFTAQTWRDDFNVFRGAVFNLSHTWLQLGPMRPKVKNRDIEGLYWVGGGTHPGSGLLTIMESANIAADYLTREAGKGPLPGWPYVPPLETAEDPARARAG, encoded by the coding sequence ATGGTGCGTCACGTCATCGTCGTGGGAGCCGGGCCCGGGGGGCTGTCGGCCGCCATCAACCTGGCAGGGCAGGGGCTGCGCGTCACCGTGGTGGAGAAGGACCCGGTGCCCGGGGGGCGGATGAAGGGGCTGACGCTCGGGGCGCAGGGCGAGTACGCGCTCGACACCGGGCCGTCCATCCTCCAGCTCCCGGGCGTGCTGGAGCAGATCTTCCGGCGGGCGGGCAGGCGCATCGAGGACTACGTGAAGCTCGTCCCGCTGGACACCAACACGCGGGTGCACTTCTGGGACGGCACGCACCTGGACACCACGAAGGACATGGCGCGGATGGAGGCGGAGCTGTCCCGCTTCGGCCCGGACAAGGGCCCCGCGCTGCGCCGGTGGATGGAGGAGGGGCGGGAGAAGTACGCGATTGCGTACGAGAAGTTCATCTGCACCAACGCGGGCAGCCTCGCGTACTACGCGCCCTGGCGGCTGGCGCCCACGCTGCGCTTCAAGCCCTGGCAGACGCTGTACAAGCAGCTGGACTCCTTCTTCCACGACGACCGGATGACGTACGCGCTGGCGTACCCGTCCAAGTACCTGGGCCTGCACCCGACGACGTGCTCGTCGGTGTTCAGCGTGATTCCGTTCCTGGAGCTGGCCTTCGGCGTGTGGCACGTGGAGGGCGGCTTCCGCGAGCTGTCTCGGGGGATGATGCGCTGTGCGCAGGACCTGGGCGCCACCTTCCGCATGGGCACGGCGGTGGAGCAGGTGAGGGTGGACGCGGGCCGGGCGGTGGGCGTGAAGCTGGCGGACGGCACGGTGCTGGACGCGGACGCGGTGGTGGTGAACGCGGACCTGGCGTACGCGGCGACGAAGCTGATTCCGTCCGGGGCGCGCGAGGGCTCGCGGCTGACGGACACGGCACTGGAGAAGGCGAAGTACTCGTGCAGCACCTTCATGGCGTACTACGGGCTGGACACGGTGTACTCGGACCTGCCGCACCACCTCATCTACCTGTCGGACGCGGCCCGGCGCACGGACCGCGACGCGCTGGAGGACCGGCACGTGGACGTGGACGACCCGCCCTTCTACGTGTGCAACCCCACCGTGACGGACCCGTCCGGGGCGCCTAAGGGGCACTCCACGCTGTACGTGCTGGTGCCCACGCCGAACACGGCGAGGGACGTGGACTGGGCCCAGACGGAGCAGAAGCTGCGCGAGCGCATCCCGAAGATGCTGGAGAAGGTGGGGCTCAAGGGCGTGCGCGAGCACATCCGCGAGGAGCGCTACTTCACGGCCCAGACGTGGCGGGACGACTTCAACGTGTTCCGCGGCGCGGTGTTCAACCTGTCGCACACGTGGCTGCAATTGGGCCCGATGCGGCCGAAGGTGAAGAACCGCGACATCGAAGGGCTCTACTGGGTGGGCGGCGGCACGCACCCGGGCAGCGGGCTGCTGACCATCATGGAGAGCGCGAACATCGCGGCGGACTACCTCACGCGCGAGGCCGGCAAGGGGCCGCTGCCGGGCTGGCCGTACGTGCCGCCGCTCGAAACGGCGGAGGACCCGGCGCGCGCTCGCGCGGGCTGA
- a CDS encoding CHASE domain-containing protein: protein MLGLLITAVATLHVQRGIQERRERRFEEAVRDGTLGLQQRLDMYQAMLLGTRGLFSSSQKVERDEFHAYVESLELRRRYPGIQGIGFAQRLTRESLEAHEAQMRAEGLEHYRVWPEGERAQYSSVVFLEPLDARNRRALGFDMFSEPTRQEAMQRAMETGQPAASGEVRLVQEVGSDVQSGFLLYVPVYNGLEPSTPEARRKSLRGFVYAPFRMRDLVEGMRFPGFQGTVDLDIHDGGQAHPDTVLFSSRPPGPGWEDAVRLGLRREVPLSVAGRSWTLVFTARESFIESNSAVQRFTVVGAGLLVTLLLFLINRAQGNARAAAEAASAEQQRLASEARAAVRVRDEFLSVAAHELRTPLTSLKLQLQLLYRQLRQGTPLDAARVERGVDSCERQTTRLSQLVDSLLDVSRLASGRMELQLEPLELGEVVRELVRRFESDAQQADVRLTVDAPEPVSGQWDRLRLEQVLTNLVSNALKYGHGAPVDVRVRGDGTHARLEVTDRGIGIAPEDLRRIFERFERAVSSRHYGGLGLGLFITRELVEALGGHISVESLPGQGATFTVRLPLRGPGTGNGGTQAPAEPPGAPLH, encoded by the coding sequence TTGCTGGGCCTGCTCATCACCGCCGTGGCCACGCTCCACGTGCAGCGGGGCATCCAGGAGCGGAGAGAGCGGCGCTTCGAGGAGGCGGTCCGCGATGGCACCCTCGGGCTCCAGCAGCGCCTGGACATGTACCAGGCCATGCTGCTGGGCACGCGCGGCCTGTTCAGCAGCAGCCAGAAGGTGGAGCGGGACGAGTTCCACGCGTACGTGGAGAGCCTCGAGCTGCGGCGGCGCTACCCGGGCATCCAGGGCATCGGCTTCGCGCAGCGGCTGACGCGCGAGTCCCTGGAGGCGCACGAGGCCCAGATGCGGGCCGAGGGCCTGGAGCACTACCGCGTCTGGCCGGAGGGTGAGCGCGCGCAGTACAGCTCCGTCGTCTTCCTGGAGCCCCTGGACGCGCGAAACCGCCGCGCCCTCGGCTTCGACATGTTCTCCGAGCCCACCCGCCAGGAGGCCATGCAGCGCGCGATGGAGACGGGGCAGCCGGCGGCCAGCGGCGAGGTGCGGCTCGTCCAGGAAGTGGGCTCGGACGTGCAGTCCGGCTTCCTCCTGTACGTGCCCGTCTACAACGGGCTGGAGCCCTCCACGCCCGAGGCGCGCCGGAAGTCCCTGCGGGGCTTCGTCTATGCGCCGTTCCGCATGAGGGACCTGGTGGAGGGCATGCGCTTTCCTGGCTTCCAGGGCACCGTCGACCTGGACATCCATGACGGCGGTCAGGCGCATCCGGACACCGTCCTCTTCAGCTCGCGCCCGCCCGGCCCCGGCTGGGAGGACGCCGTCCGGCTGGGCCTGCGCCGCGAGGTGCCCCTGTCCGTGGCGGGGCGGTCGTGGACGCTGGTGTTCACCGCGCGCGAGTCCTTCATCGAGAGCAACAGCGCCGTGCAGCGCTTCACGGTGGTGGGCGCGGGCCTGCTGGTCACCCTGCTGCTGTTCCTCATCAACCGCGCCCAGGGCAACGCCCGGGCCGCGGCCGAGGCCGCCAGCGCGGAGCAGCAGCGGCTGGCGAGCGAGGCCCGGGCGGCGGTGCGCGTGCGCGACGAGTTCCTCAGCGTCGCCGCACACGAGCTGCGCACACCGCTCACGTCGCTGAAGCTCCAGCTCCAGCTGCTCTACCGGCAGCTGCGCCAGGGGACACCGCTGGACGCCGCGCGCGTGGAGCGCGGAGTGGACTCGTGCGAGCGGCAGACGACGCGGCTGTCGCAGCTGGTGGACAGCCTGCTGGATGTGTCCCGGCTGGCGAGCGGCCGCATGGAGCTGCAGTTGGAGCCGCTGGAGCTGGGCGAGGTGGTGCGCGAGCTGGTCCGCCGCTTCGAGTCGGACGCGCAGCAGGCGGACGTGCGGCTGACGGTGGACGCACCGGAGCCCGTCTCCGGGCAGTGGGACCGGCTGCGGCTGGAGCAGGTGCTCACCAACCTGGTGTCCAACGCGCTCAAGTACGGCCATGGCGCCCCGGTGGACGTGCGCGTGCGCGGCGACGGCACGCATGCACGCCTGGAGGTGACGGACCGCGGTATCGGCATCGCCCCCGAGGACCTGCGGCGCATCTTCGAGCGCTTCGAGCGCGCCGTGTCGAGCCGCCATTACGGAGGGCTGGGGCTGGGGCTGTTCATCACCCGCGAGCTCGTGGAGGCACTGGGAGGGCACATCTCCGTGGAGAGCCTCCCCGGCCAGGGGGCCACCTTCACGGTGCGGCTGCCGCTGAGGGGGCCGGGGACGGGGAATGGCGGGACGCAGGCTCCGGCCGAGCCGCCCGGGGCGCCGCTGCACTGA